The Lates calcarifer isolate ASB-BC8 linkage group LG11, TLL_Latcal_v3, whole genome shotgun sequence genomic sequence ACCTCGTAGGCTTCTCCTTTTCCACTTTTTCCTGAGTTATATGTTTGACCTTGTAACAGACAATAACAtctatgttttcttttactattcttttttttttttttttgctatttcaaTTCTGGGCTATTCCCTGccattatttccattatttattttacagttgtaAAGTTGATTGCTCAAACACTTCAGCTCATTGGAAAAGAAATACATCTGGCACTAACTCTACGTACGCTTACTTAAAAAGTACTTTCAGCTCATGATTAATGACTAGACCTAATGTCACTAATATGATGAGAATAAACAAGTCAATACATATTTAacttaaaaataacagaaattgCATTTGCAAGAAGCCTTGCAGGCTTATTGTGGGGAGAGGAGTGGGCACAAAAACAGAGCATCAgtataattaaaataaagatgtcacttaaaaaataataataacaataataataataataataataataataaaataggagcactaaaaaattaaaataagaacATCAACTTTAACGACAGtgtgttctctccctctcaggcTCTCTCATCTGTAGCTTTGGCTTGTTGGAGTTTTGGAACCTGTACTTACTGGCTCATTGACATCAGATAACAAACTACTATACCCTGAGAATTCAGACACAGGCGTCCGTATCCTGTGATCCACCTCCCCACTAGAGTCAGTGCCATAAGACAAGCCGCGGCCGTCTGACTTGAACTGGGAGCCAAAGGCCTGGGCAAAGTTTTCTATGTGGTAGGAAGGCTTAGAAGAGTCCAGTGGGGCCAGATCCTGTGAGGGGGCCAGAGGGTAGACCGTCGTGCCGTTCTTGACCGGCGGTTGGTCCTTCTGGCCGTTCAGGTCAGATGGGCTGATCTGgtaggaggaggggggagtggAGGAGTGCTGCTTCTCCATCTGGTCGGTGAGCTCCTGAGATGGGGTGAGCTGCTGGTGTGTGGAGGGCTCCAGGCTGCTCAGGTGGAAGCTGTGCTGTGGCGAGGAGCCTGTCAGCATCGCAAAGTGAGACTTTGGCACAGAGGAGGGCAGCGAAGGCGAGGCCACCGACTGGCCGTACCCACACTCCAGTGGGGACGTAGTGTAGATGTTCTTGTCAGTGTAGAGAGGGTTGCCTGGGTGGGAACTGGTGAACGGTCCTGAGGGGGAAGGCCCGGGGCCCAGAGGGAAGCTGGCGCTGTGGCTGGTGCGCTCCAGAGCCTGCAGCAGGAAGCGGGAGTACTCATTCATCATGACGCTCTTGTCTCCGGACGGGCTGGGGGTGTCGGTGCCGTGGCTGATGTCGGCGCCATCTGCCGATGCGGGATTCAGCTCCACGTGCTGGTCACTGATGTCAAAGTGAACGCTGTGGTGCGAGCCGTCGGGTTTCTGGGTGTAGTGGTCGAGGAGGCTCTGCAGAACCTCATCGGGGATCCCTGACTTGTCGAGGCTCAGAGGTGCGTCACTGTCCATCACACTGGAAACGACGCCCTGGATGACAGACGGCTGGGAAGACATGTGACTGACGTCGTACTCGCTGCCGGTTCCTCCAGCCACCGCAGGCCCTGATGGGTTTGCATTGTTTGCTGCGTGAAGGTAGCGTCTCTTCTTCAGAAACTGCATGGCGTCGTCGTAGTTGCTGCTGGTGCCGACTTTGGCCCCGTTACCCTGCATGAGGCCGAGTCCATCCATGCCCACACCCTGCTCCAATGGGCCCGGCTTGGCCTGACCCAGACCTGCTTTATCCAGGCTCTTGCGATTGGCCTTCTTGAACGCCATCTTTGGAGCTCGGCCGTGGTGGCTCTGCTGCATGCTGGGTCCTGGCTCAGTAGAGGAGGACACCGTCTGATTCTCCATAGAGTATTCATGGATGCTGTAGCCTCCAGATACAGAACCATCAACATGCGGGACCCTCGCCCCTCCTCCGTCACCCTTCTTCTTTTTGcgctcccctccctctccacaaTTTTTGGacttccccctctttctcccaGTGCTCCCAGCATTTCCCTGAGTGATTCCATAGCTGCCATGTCCCATGTCAACACAACCCAGGTCCATCATCCCGGGATCCAGCCCCTTCTTTATGGCTTCTCCACAGGTTCGCTTGTGCTTAAGCAGTCGATCTGTCCTAGAAAAATACTGAAGGGAACAAACaccaaatgttgtttttaatgcaaataTCTAAAGAATGATTTTAAAGTGATGTATACAAATAAGCTGACTACACAACCTGGTCACTACAATGTTTAATGAATGCAAATTCTGTCCATGTAAcgacattttatttgtttttagccaaaGCAAAAGAAGCAAATTACTTCTAAAGAACCAACTGCAAACAAAAGTCAGTACACCTTTCATTAGTCAGAGTCAGgggacatgtttttgtttgtttgtttggaatCATTGTCATGTTAGAA encodes the following:
- the znf281a gene encoding zinc finger protein 281, whose translation is MNIIQDKLGNEFLRSSGGMDSNFGPGMIMFSHLPPVTSFTRLAAHSVMQDLPPQEMILKKERDSPDCGMGTQGGNLGCAGVGDYVHTMGIKQEKLSEHDYRLPLYPGGLGKSTELLEVTVSNNQGLLVHDLNMGNLPSQLGKEPTGRKGRRSNGEGQEGKPRKKRSEAKQSMMLDADGGSLSPGTKPHICEHCTASFRSSYHLRRHVLIHTGERPFRCSQCNMSFIQKYLLQRHEKIHSGEKPFSCDQCNMRFIQKYHMERHKRTHSGEKPYRCETCQQYFSRTDRLLKHKRTCGEAIKKGLDPGMMDLGCVDMGHGSYGITQGNAGSTGRKRGKSKNCGEGGERKKKKGDGGGARVPHVDGSVSGGYSIHEYSMENQTVSSSTEPGPSMQQSHHGRAPKMAFKKANRKSLDKAGLGQAKPGPLEQGVGMDGLGLMQGNGAKVGTSSNYDDAMQFLKKRRYLHAANNANPSGPAVAGGTGSEYDVSHMSSQPSVIQGVVSSVMDSDAPLSLDKSGIPDEVLQSLLDHYTQKPDGSHHSVHFDISDQHVELNPASADGADISHGTDTPSPSGDKSVMMNEYSRFLLQALERTSHSASFPLGPGPSPSGPFTSSHPGNPLYTDKNIYTTSPLECGYGQSVASPSLPSSVPKSHFAMLTGSSPQHSFHLSSLEPSTHQQLTPSQELTDQMEKQHSSTPPSSYQISPSDLNGQKDQPPVKNGTTVYPLAPSQDLAPLDSSKPSYHIENFAQAFGSQFKSDGRGLSYGTDSSGEVDHRIRTPVSEFSGYSSLLSDVNEPVSTGSKTPTSQSYR